The region GAGTTTCGGGCGGTCAGCCACTGCTACCTACGCCCCAAATACCCCAACTGGCCCTACAACCTCTTCGCGATGGTCCACGCCCAGAGCCAGGAAGCCTGTGACGAGCTCATCGACGAGATCGCCCGGGAGACCGGGCTCAAAGAGTACGGCAAACTCTACTCCACCCGTGAATTCAAGAAAAAGAGACTGGTCTATTTCGATCCCGCCTTCGAAGAATGGGAACGGAAATATGAAGGATAAGAAGTCGCACGCCGCAAGCACGGGCCTTCGGCCCTCACTTCATAATTTGTGTTAGGTGCTACGTGTTACGTGTTACGTAAATATCAACGCTCACCACAATTCGGTTACTCATTACTCCGTTACTCGGTTACTCGTTATTCAAGTCCCATCTGCTGCTTGAAATCGGCAATACAGTTGGTGCAAGTCTTGATCTTATTGCTTTCGATGACCCGGTCCAGCGCTACAGGATCGAGCACTTTGACTTCGTGGGTTTTGCCGATTTCGATCAGGCCCTCTTTTTTCATCTTCTTGAAGATCCGGGAGAGGGTCTCGGGAGTCAGGTTGAGAATGGAGGCGACTTCGTTGTATTTGAGTTTACTGAAGATTTCACTGTTTTCCAGGAGCATCTTGGCCACTTTCGCCTCGGAAGAGTAGATCGTCTCTTTGTGAATCAACGAGGAGAGGACCATGATCTTGGAAGTGAGGGATTTGATGATCTCCAGGGAGAAATCGCTGTTGGAAAGGTTTTTGTAAATGATCTCATAGGGGATCAGGGCCATTTTCCCCTCGGTGACGAATTCACAGGTGGCGGGAAAAGGCATCTTCTCGAAACAGGCATACTCTCCCACGACCGCCGGAGCTTCAAAGCGGTTGATCTGAACCTGGGTCCCTTTGGGAGAGGTCTTGTAGAGTTTGACGGTCCCTTCGATCACCACATAGAGATACTCTCCCCGATCCCCCTCGTAGAAGACAATCCCATCCTTCCCATAGCTACGGACAATAGTATGCTCTTTGAGCTCGGTCACGTTCTGATCGGATAGATTGGAAAAGAGTTGTATCTCGCGCAGGTCATACATAGGCAATTATCCTTCTCAATGAAGAAGAATTGTAGCAGAGATTCCTGAGCCGGCTATAAAAAAATTCATAGTATTTCAATTGAAGCTCTTGGTGACAGCATCCCCAAGGACCCGAAGCTACTCGGCAAACCACCGGAGCGTCTCGCGAAGCTCGACCACCTTGCCGACGACAATCAGAGCCGGGGTCGGGATCCCGGCTTCCTTCACTCGGGCATATATGTTTTCCAGGGTTCCGACGACACATTGCTGCTCCGGTGTCGTTCCCCGGGAGATCACGGCGGCCGGTGTGGCAGGGTCCCGCCCGATGCGAATGAGGTTTTCGGCGATTTTGCTCAGATTGTGCAGCCCCATGAGAAAAATGATCGTCTCATCGCTCTTCATACTCTCCCAGTCTACCTGGGACTGCTCTTTGTTGGGAGCTTCATGCCCGGTGACGACCTTGAAAGAGACCGCCACACCACGATGGGTCACCGGGATGCCGGCATAGGCGGGTACGGAGATAGCCGAGGTAACTCCGGGGATGAATTCGTAGGCGATTCCCCGCTCTTTGAGATAGGCCGCCTCTTCCCCTCCCCGGCCAAAGACCAGCGGGTCCCCGCCTTTGAGCCGGACAACGGTTTCGTGCTCGAGGGCATTTTGGTAAATCACTTCGTTGATCTGATCCTGAGGCAGCGTATGGCGGCCATCCTCTTTGCCCACATAGACAAATTTACAGCCATCCTTGGCTTCGTCGAGAATCTTCGGATTGGCCAGGCGATCGTAAATGATCACATCCGCCTGCCGAACGACGCGAAGGGCCTTGACCGTCAAAAGATCGATATCGCCGGGACCCGCACCTGTAAGATAAACCATCATTCCTCCAAGTAATGAGTAACTAGTAACTAGTAACTAGTAACTAGTAACTAGAAATTTTTTCCATTTTATCATCGATCCGATGGAGCCAAAAAAAAATTCTCCATCCTCAATCTTCAATCTTCCATCCCTGTTATCTCAGCCATGCTGAGATAACAGGAGGGGTCTTCAGCCCAGAGATCTCCGTGGATCGCCCATGCCCGGCTGCGGCTGCCTCCGTTGCAAATGTCGATCACGCCGCAATCGGCGCATTTTCCCGAGAGCTTACGGGAATGCTCCCGCAGACGTGTGAGCAACTCATTCTCCTGATCCAGCCAAATCTCGCTGAAGGGCCGCTCGGTCATATTGCCGATGATATAGGGAAAGAATGGGTCGGGTTTGACATTGCCTTTCCAATCGATATTGACCAGTTTGCGACCGGCGCTGTTGCCGCCCCAGTTTCGCAGGCGCCGGGCCATCTCCCCTCCCAGCTCGGGGTAGCGCTCGGCGAACTTTTCGAGAAAGAGGATCGCATCCATCTCCATATTGCCGGTGACGATATCGATTTTGCGTCCCTCGTCGTGGTATTGGAAGGCTTTGTCGATGATGAACTCCACATACGTGCGGCGTTCTTCGGGCGTGATGTCGATCTTGAGATTCTCCAAGCCCCGTCCGCTGTATACCAGATGGGAGATGTAGATCTTGTCCACGCCGATCCGTTCGGCCAAATCAAAGATCTCGTAGAAGCTCCCCTGGGTCTCTTTGGTCAGGGTGAAACGGATCCCCGCATTGCCGCCGTGCTGCTGAATCAGGGCGATGGCATCCAGGCTGCGGCGATAAGCCCCTTCCAGACCCCTGAAAGCATCGTGGACCTCTTCGATACCGTCGATGCTGATCCCGATGTAGTTGAAGGTCTCGATGATCCGGTCGACATTCTTTTCACTCACATAGAGGCCGTTGGTGGAGAGGTAAGTGATGATCCCCGCCCGGCGCATCGCATCGGCGATGGTGAAGATATCTTTGCGGATCAGGGGCTCTCCCCCGCTGAAGATCACAAAGCGCACTCCCGCTTTGAGTAGCTCGGGGATCGCCCCGAGGATGAACTCCGTCGAGAGAAAATCTTCGCTGTTGGGATCGGCATAGCTGTAGCAGTGACGGCAGGCGAGGTTGCAGCGGTTGGTGAAATTCCAGATGGCGATGGAGCCGTCCAGCGAACGCTCCGGCTTACCTGCCGTCACCGAATCGATCAGGTTCGAGAGCCGGAACACTTAATGACTCACTTTGCGGATTTTGGGGGCGGGCTCGTCGGGCGCTTCGAAGAGGAAGATCCCCGAAGGTTTGGGCACCGGCCACATGAAGTGCTTCCACCACTTTTTGGGATCGGGGTCAGTCGTATGGTATGCCAGGACCTCGTTTTTGGTATTGACGCTGAAGTAGATCTCCGGTTCATCCTTGGACCAGCGCAGATGAAGGATCCAGCCCGGGAAGTGGAAAGTCCGGGCGATCTTGAACGTTTTGGCATCGATGATCTGCACATAGGGGAAATCTTTGCCGCTGAAGGAGACCGCCAGCCACTTTTTGTCGGGGCTGAGGGCGGTAAAGACGGGATTTCCCTTGACGTCGATGGCTCTCACCGGCTTGAAATCGTGATCGAAGACAAAGACCTTTTTGGCCCCGACCGCCGGGACGAAGAAGTAGCGGTCCGAAATGCTCCAGAATCCGAAATGGGGGACTTTGAGAATCCGATCTTTCCGGCCCAGGTCCAGGGGAATCTTTTTGTAGGTCATCGTATCGAGATTGAGCAGCCCCACCGCCGGAGAGTTGAAAAGCCCGGCGACATAGAGGTTTTTGTGGATCATCGCGTCGAAGGGGACTTTACCGATATTCTCGAACTTTTTGTAGAGCACGAAGTGGGGTTTGCCCTTGCCCTCATTCGCATCTTTCATCACCCAGATCTGATCCTTGTCCATCAATTCGAAGATGAGATAATTTTTGTAATTCTTGATCCCGACGTTCCGGCTGCCGGTCTTGATGCTCTCGATGGGGTTGAGATCGCGGTCGAGCACTTCGACGGTCTTGTTGTCATAGTTGGCCACGGCCAGGTAGTTGTCCCCGATGATGAATCCGATGGCGCTCTTGGAAGTCTTGTACTCTTTGAGCTTTTTGTTGTGTATAGGGTCGAACTTGATCACATAGCCATCGCGGGTGATGACGTAACCGTCGTTGCCTTTGAATTTCACCACCGCGTGGTTGAAATTGTGCATATTCTTGATTTCGTCATAGAGGAGATTGTGATCGATCACCGCCAAGGCGGAGTTTTCCCGCTCCACGACGAAGATCTTCTCCCGGGCACTCAAAGTACCGAAGAGTGCGGCCAGCAAAATGACGAGCAGTAGGGGTTTTCTCATTTTTTATCCTTGAAAAGCATAATAAAGTCGGTCAGAGCCTGAATCTGGGTGGCATTGAGATCATTGAAAGCCGGCATGGAGTTTCGGGCATAGCCCAGGGTTTTGGAGACCCGCTCGGGATCGACGATCTGAGCCATGATCTCTTCCCGGCTCCGTTTGTTGGCTATCGAATGAAAAGAGGGTCCGAAGGCTTCCGCCGTCTGATGGTGGCAGCCCCAGCAATACTCCTTGAAGAGGCGATACCCCGGAGTTCCCTCTCCCACATTGGCGGCCTGGAGCATCCAGGACAGACACAAAGCTGCCAAAACGACTCTTTTCATCTCGGATCTCTCCTTTTCGATAACCTTCAAACTGTTTCGACGGTATGATAACAGCTCTTCATTGAGGACCTGTTGACAGATATCAAAGCTTCTCTATAAAAGTAGAGAGTAGAATTCACTTTAAGATAATTATCAAAGTAGAGAACCTCCTGTGAAACAAGCAAATGAGCCAAAGCTGAACAAGATCGAACGCTACAAAAGAGAGCTTCCTCCCGCCGACTTTTCACCTGAGCGTGTCAAAGATTGGCAAAACGTGGACGAACGGTGCCGGTTCTATCTGAAAAATTTCGGCCTTTACAACAACAAGCTTCGTCCCGATCTCTGGATGATCCGTCTTCGCTTCGACGGAGGCCTCATCACGCCCGAGGCCCTCAAACTACTTGCCCGGATCGCACGACAGGAAACAGCCCGCCTCCTCCTGACCGCTCGGGGGCAGATGGAGCTTCACGACCTCAGGGCCGGCCGGGTCCTGCCCCTCTGGCGGGAGCTCAAAGCTGCCGGGCTGCAAACGTGCCAAGTCATTTCCGACAATTTTCGGGGCATCGTTATCGATCCTCTCGACGGCCTCGCCTCCGACAACCGCATCGAATGTCTATCCATCCTACAGGAGATCAGAGAGCGGGTCGTGGGCAAGCGTGAGTGGATCGGCACCCTCCCCCGCAAATTCAACACGGCCCTCATCGGCAGAGAGGCTCCCTCGTTCAACCCTTGGGGGAACGACCTCCTCCTGGCCCTGGCCCGCGATGGAGATCGATGGGGGTTTAACCTCTATCTGGGGGGTAAAAACAGTGAGACCGCCCGGGAGGCCGATATCTTCTGCCCTCCCGAAAGTGCGGCGGACCTTTTTGAAGCGGTCGCCAAAGTCTATCGGGAACACGGCCCGAGAGGCAGCCGCTCCAAAACCCGCCTCTTTCACCTCATCGAAGAGGTGGGAATGCCTCAAATCCGTGTGTGGATCGAAGAGGAGTCGGGCACTCCCCTGCCCCGGGCGGGAGAGCTCAGGATGCAAAGCAGCCACCGCAACCGAGACCATCTCCTCCCTATCCGCCGCTACGGCCGCCACGGAGAGATCAGCCCCGAGGAACTCGAAAAAGCCGTCCAAGAGGCCCAAAGCCACGAACACACCCTCCGTCTGACTCCCCACCAGGAACTCTGGGCTTTCGATCCGGACCTGGTCCATCAAGAAATTCAAAATCCCAAATCCAAAATCCCAAATCACGCTTCTACCGGAAGCGTAACCGCGTGTGCCGGCTCCCGCTACTGCCCCCTCTCCCTCTGGGACATCAAAGAAGACCTGGCGCTCCTCCCCCTGGGACGTCTGGAAAAGCTGGGGGTGAGCCTCGGATTCAGCGGCTGCCTCAAAGGGTGCGGACGACACTACCACAGCGATCTGGGGCTCATCGGCCTGCGCACCAACCTCTATGCCGAAACCGAACGGGCGGCACGGATCTTCCTGGGAGCGCTCCAGGCACCCGAGCCTATGCCGGCGCGGATGCTCTACTACTCTGTGCCCCTGCGCAGACTCGGTGAATTGCTCCATACGATCCTCGATGATTATGAAGCCTCGGACAGGGCGGATTTCGAAACCTTCAGCCGAGAAGTTCTCGCACGCTACTCCATCGAGACTTTGCAGTTGTGGTATCTCGTCCGCCAACTCCATGAGCTCCCCAATAATCTCGTTGAGTTATTCTACGCAGGCGACGAATTCGTGCTCCTGTCAAAGATCGATGAACTCCCGGATATGCCGCAAAACCCCGAACTCTACGAAAAAATCAAACAACTCAGCCACCGCCTCTGGGATCTCGTTTGAGCCCTTCTGAATGCAACGGAACATTTTTGGATAAAATACTTCAAAATAAAGAACGGAAGTGGAATGAAATCACATTATGTCTGTTGCGAAGAGTGTGATGAGATCAGTCGCCTTCCCTATCCCCATCGCCCCGGAGTCTATCGCTGCCCCAATTGCCGTCATACACTTTTCCGATACTCTCCGGGGATGGTCGAGAAACTCTACGCTTTGAGTTTCGCCGCTTTGATCCTCTTTATGATCACCAATCTCTTTCCTTTTTTGAGCTTCGAAGTGATGGGGAACAAAGCGGAAGCCACCTTTACCACCGCATTCATTTATCTCTACAAAGAGGGGGATTACCTCATTGCCCTGGCGCTGCTGATGACGACGCTGGTGGTCCCGGCGATGCGGATCCTGCTGCTGCTCTTTCTGACCGGCCCCATCTATCATCGCATCGTTCCACGCTACGCATCGACGATGCTCAAGATTTTCGAAGCCATCACCCCGTGGGGGATGCTGGATGTCTTTCTGGTCGCCATCCTGGTCTCCATCGTCAAACTCGTCAAGATGGGGACGATCATCCCGGGAACTTCCCTTTGGGCCTTTGGCGCAATGGTCTTTGTCCTGGCCTATATGCAGATGATCTTCGATCCCCATCCCCTCTGGGACCTGATCGACAGAGCCCGCGGCCGGGAACCCGACCTTCCCAGGAAGAGTGAACGATGAGAGGGATCGATGCAGGCTATGGACGCTGTGAAAGCTGCGGGCAGCTCCTTCGTTTTCCTCCGCCTTTTCGGGGTGCCCGCACGGCACTTTGCCCCCGGTGCGGAAGTACGGTCCATCTCCGGCGGCCCGCTTCGATCCAGAACACCTGGGCGCTGGTACTCGCCAGCATTGTCTTTTATATTCCGGCCAACCTCCTGCCGATGATGCATGTCCACACCTTCGCGGGCTCGTCATCCGATACCATTATGAGCGGGATCATCTACTTCCTCGAGAGCGGTTCTTACCTCATCGGGATCGTCATTTTCATCGCCAGTATCTTCGTTCCCACCGTCAAAATCTTCATTCTGATCTATCTACTGCTTTCGATACAACGGGGTTGGCATCATGATCCGATACGCCGGCAAAAGCTCTATCTCTTCACCGAAATCATCGGCCGCTGGTCTATGGTCGATGTCTTCGTCGTCTCCATTATGATCGCCCTAGTCCATTTTAGAGGCTTGAGCGAAATCCGAACGGGACTGGGAGCACTTTTCTTCCTTCTGGTCGTCATCAGTACCATGCTCGCCGCTATGACCTTTGACCCCAGGCTGATCTGGGATCAAATCGAATTCAAGGCTTCCTCAAGGGATCTTTTAAAGCGGGATTCGGCATCCATTCAGTATGATGCACCATCAAAAAAGGATCTTCATGGCTGAGTCCCCCCTTCAACGTCCTCCGGGAGAAGAGTATGTCCGCGAAGCGATCTGGAGTCGCAAAAGGCATCATTTTTCTCCCGTTTGGATCGTCCCGATTGTCGCGCTGATTATTGGAGCGGTCCTCGTTTGGCAAAATCTGAGCCAGCGCGGGCCGGCTGTTCAGATCCTTTTCAAATCGGCGGCGGGGATCACCCCGGGAAAATCGGTCGTCAAATACAAAGATGTCATCGTCGGGAAAGTCGAGGACGTCCGTTTCAGCGACGACCTGGGCTCGGTCATTGTTACCGCCAGATTGACCAAAGAGATGCGTCCCTACCTCAGCGAAAAAACCCTTTTCTGGATCGTCCACGCCCGTCTGAGCGCTGATTCCGTCGAGGGCTTGGATACCCTCCTCTCCGGGGCCTATATCAGTATGGACCCGCATAAAGGCAAAGAGTCGGTCCGACGCTTCAAAGGTCTGGTCAATCCCCCCGTGATTACCGACCGGACTCCCGGAAAACGGTTCATCCTCGAAGCCCAAAGCAAAGGCTCCCTCCAAATCGGTTCCCCGGTTTACTACAAACAGCTCAAAGCGGGAACTGTCGTCTCCTACCACTTGGCACCCAACGGCAGAACCGTCCTGATCGATGTCTTTATCCAAAAACCTTTCAGTGATCTCATTACCGACACGACCCGGTTTTGGAACGCCAGTGGTATCGATGCCCACATCGGTGCTGACGGAGTCGAAATCCGTACCGAATCCCTCACCGCCATTCTTTCGGGGGGAATCGCCTTCGACAATTTCGAAGTCTTCGGACCCGGCAGTAGGGTACAGGACGGGCATCATTTCGTCCTCTACAATACGATCAAAGAGGCCAGGAAGGTCACGTACACCCGGGAACTTTACTTCTGGGTCTACTTCAACGAGTCAGTTCGCGGACTCAAAGCCGGTGCCCCGGTGGAGTTTAGAGGGGTCAAAGTGGGTGAAGTGGTCAATCTCTTCCTCGTCGGCGATGTCAAAACCGCCAATTTCAAAATCCCCATCCTAATCAAGATTGAGCCGGAACGCTTCACGATCACCGGACGGGAGCGCAATGCCAGTAAGGGGATGGATCCAAAGGTCTTCAAGGCCCTGGTGGACAAAGGCCTCCGGGCGCAGCTTCAGAGTGCCAACCTCCTCACCGGTTCTTTGCTGATCAACCTAGATTTCCATCCCGACGCTCCCAAGGCAAACCTTATCAAAGAGAATGGTCTCTATGTCTTTCCCAGTGTCCCCGCTACGATCGAGACACTCAAAAACAATGTCCAATCGATTCTGAACAATCTGGCCGCCATCCCCTTCAAAGAGATCGGGGAAGAGACCCGTCAGATCCTTGGCGATGTCAGACAGAAGACGCTCCCCGGTTTCGACGCGACGCTTCAGGGGGTCAACCGGGAGCTGCTGCCCTCCTTTGTCAAGCTGATCGATCAAAGCAATCAAACCCTGGAAGAGATCCGCAAAAATTATCTCGACACCAATGCGCAGATCCACCGCCAAATGCTGAAACTGATGAATGAAATCGAAGAGACCAGCCGGTCCATACGTGAACTCAGCAACTATCTGAACCGGCATCCGGAATCTCTGATAAGAGGACGCTAAATGAAGAAACTGACTCTGTTATCTTTTGCTCTGCTCACCCTCTTTTTGGCAGGGTGCAGCAGCCGATCCGAATACTACCGCCTCCAGCCCCGTCTGCAACCTCATCGGGATGTCACTCCCCTTTCCACTCGGCACATTGTAGGAATCGGGGAAGTGCAGGTAACCGACTATCTTCAGCAAAAGGCCCTCACCCTGCGCCTAGGCCCCAGCCGATTGAAAGTCAAAGAAAACGCTCTCTGGGCTGGGTCTTTGGACAAAAATATCCAAAAAGTCCTCCAGCACAATCTGGCCCAACTGGTCCCTGACTATACCTTTCTCTCCTACCCCTGGGAAGAGCCTCTCTCGGACCGGACCCGGATTTATGTGACTGTTGACCGTTTCGACGGTGACAGCAACGGCACCGTGGTGCTGGAGGGGCATTGGAGTCTCGTCGACCGGGAAAAAGACCGAATGGTTTTAGGTGAAGATTTTCATTATATGCAGAGAGGAGCGGCGAACCTCCCCGGCATCGTCGCCACGCAAAATCGCCTCCTGGAGCGGCTCAGCCGTCGGATCGCATCGAGGATTCGTCAGCGAACCCGTTGACGCCGTTCATAAAAAACCCTATTCCGCCCCAAATTCTTGGCCTGATAGAGTGCTTTATCCGCACGACGAAACATTTTGTGAGCATCCCGGGCATCCTCTTCCGGATTGAGGGTCGATACACCGCAACTGCAGTGGAGTTGCACTCCGTTTTCGTACTTTATTTCCATAATCTTTCGACGGATCTCTTCGGCCAACTCTATTGCCTCATCCAAGCTTCTCTGACTCAAAACGACAAACTCTTCTCCTCCCCAACGCGCCAGAAAATCTTTGGGACCGATACACTGTTCCAAAACCCTGGCAACATCCGTCAAAACCTTATCTCCAAAATCGTGCCCATACCGATCATTAATGGCTTTGAAATGATCCAGGTCGATTAAAATCATACTCAGTTGCCCATTCTCGCTGAGCGCTTTTGGGATCAAACTCTCGAATTTACGGTTGAAAGCAAAGCGATTGTTTAGCCCGGTCAATTCATCTCTTTTGGCCTGTTTACGATAAAAATCCCTCGAAGAGATCAACTCAGTAATTTCAGAGAGCGCCACAATCCGATGACCGGTCTCCGGATTTGATGAGAGAGAGACGTTGTAGAAAGTCTCAGAGTCTTCAAAGGGTTTTTTCAATGCCACAATTCGACGGGATGAGGGAAGCGCTTCAATCTCTCGTACCCATTCAAACTCTTCTCTACTTTCCGGAGCGAACCCTTCTTCCCAATCAACCATATATTGGGCAAGAGATGGAAGCTTTTGGCGGCACATTTCCAATGAATCACACCCTATGTATTCCAAATACCCTCTGTTGAGAAAAATTGCTTTCATTTGCCGATCGAGGACAACAAGCATATTGCCTTTGATAGCAGAAATCTCTTCCATAATGATTCGTTGCTGCTCGACGCGCCTTTCCAACTCTATTTGATGCTCAATTTGCCGAATCTTATCTTCCAAAAGTTCAAGATTGATCGGTTTTAGGAGGTAATGATCTACCTTGAGTTCAATCGCCTTCATAAGAAAACGAGTGTCACTGTGAGCTGTCGTAACAATAATGGCTTGGGAGGGGTTGATCTCTTTGATCTGGCGGATCATCTGTGAGCCGTGCATTCCCGGCATCTCCAAATCGGTTATGACGATATCGGGTTGATGCTCCCGATAGAGTTTCAATCCCTCTTCACCGTTTTCTGCGGTCAAAACTCCTCCGGAAGCTACGTGACGCAGATAATAGCCCAATTCTTCCCGTATCCCTTCCTCATCTTCTACAAAAAGAATCTTTAGCTCACTATTCATTGTTTCTATCCTCAAAATCAAGTATCACGCGCAACCCTTCCTCTCCATTCTCAACTCGGATCTTCCCGCCGAATTTTTTCTCTATAATTTCTTTAGAAATATAAAGTCCGATTCCCGTTCCTCCCGGTTTGGTGGTAAAATCAGCTTCAAAGAGCCGATTGAGTAACCCTTCATCTGCTACGCCGCCGGCACTATCTTCGAAAACGATTTGCCGATTCTTCAATATTACCCGAATCCATCGTGCTCCGCCTTTTTTATGTTCAAGCGCCTCTTTGGAATTGGTAATCAAACTGAGGAATATCTGCTGGAATTCACTTTTGATGCCCTCGAGCTCGAAATCGTCACCTTCAATCCCCCTAAACTCTATCCCGTTATTCCTCAGATCCAGAGAATAAATAGCAAATATGGCTTTGATTGCTTCCCGGACACTAAATTGTTTTTTCCCTTCCCTGTTATGGAAAAAATTTCTGAAATCTTCGATTGTCTGATTAAGGAAATTGATTCGATCCAGGTTTTTCCCGACAAAACGATCAATAAATTCCTCATCAACTTCCCCATCCCGGTAACGGTATTTCAGGTTTTGAAGGCTAAGCGCCAGGGAGTTGAGCGGCTGACGCCACTGATGGGCGATCACTCCGATCATCTCCCCAAGAACCGCAAGTTTCTCTCTTTCCCGGATCATTGTACGCTGAGCTACGACTTCCTCCGTGGCCTTTTGAACCTCCTTCGTCAATAACTTGTTGTGGCCCTTTAGCAACCAATGTCGATAGAGCAGAAGGATTACCAGGATCAAAACGACACTCAGAGCAAGATAGAGTTTTTTATAATCAAAGGGTTCAATCAATTTCTTTTGACCGATCCAGTAATTATAAAGAGCATTTTTTTCTACCGGATTGATGGTGGCCAGTGCCCCATCCAACTTGTGTAAAAGCTCGGGCTCCTTTTTTGTGACGGCTACGGAGAGCCGGTATTTCATCTCGGTATAACCGGCGACTCTCAAATTCTTTAGATTGAATCGGTTGATGTAATAAGCAGCAACAGGTATCGTGGCGATGGTGGCGTAAGCTTCCCCTTCGGCAACTTTTTGCAAGGACTCCAGATAATTTTTAGTCTCGATGATTTTCATAGTAGGATAGAGCTGCTTGAGCCGGCTGATGAGCCCCGAACCCCTTTTCCGGGCAATTGTCTTATCAGCCAATTCGGAGAGATTATTGACGAGCGGTTTATCCTTGCGCGTGATGATCACCAAACGGTAAGAGAGATAAGGCCGGGTAAAACGAGCATATTCTTTACGCTCCTTGGTAGCTATAGCCGCCGGCAGGATTTCGCATTTACCCTCTTTTAGATATTGTTGGGACTCGACCCAACTTCGCGTCGGAACATTACGAAACTCCACATTGAGTTTATTTTCGACTAGACGTAATGTATCGATGGCGATTCCGGTCATACGGCTCATATTTCCGTCCTTGGCAAACTCGATCGGTTCCCAATTGGGATTGTTGCACATCAAAACCACTCGTTTATGTCGATAAGGTTTTATCTGTGTCCCCACCGCTTTGAGCCGATCCGGATTCTGAGGAGATTTATCCAACCATTTCTTTGACAAAGCCTCCAGCTCCCGATTATCAATCGTATACATCGCCTTCTGGATAATATCCCTGAGCATTTTGAGTTTGGGCCCTGTGGCGATGCTTAATCCTCGCTCCATACGCTTATCCGTCAGAACCGAAATATGGCGAATTAGGATCTTTTCTCTTTGAATCAGCGCTTTGGCGACACTATAACTGGCAATCGTAGCGTCACTCTCATTGTTCTCCACCGAGTGTAAGCAATCGAGAAGAGAAGGTTTCGTTTTGAGAAGTATTTCGGGGTAATAGGTTTCAAGAAAATGGTGGATAAAAAAATCTTTAGGAACGCACACCTTCTTACCCATTAAATCGTTCATCGTATTGATCGATAGATCTTCCGTAAAAATCGCTTTGCGGGTAGAGGCATAGGGTTCAGTAAAATGGAGGGATTCTCCTCGTTGGGGAGTATAAATGACATTGAGCATCACATCGAGCTTCCCCTCCTTGATCATCTTTATAAATTCACTCCAAGTTGGCCCGTGGATGTATCGGACTTTCACACCGAGTCTCTTGGCCAGGAGGTTCATATAATCGATGGAGAGCCCCTGGGCTTTACCGTCCTTGTAAAAATTGTAGGGAGGATAATCCATTTCGTTATGAACGGTAATGACAGGATGTTTTTTGAGAAATGCTTTCTCCTGATTACTCAAGTGCAAACTGTTTTCCGCCAAAAGCGGAAGAAT is a window of Nitratifractor salsuginis DSM 16511 DNA encoding:
- a CDS encoding transporter substrate-binding domain-containing protein — encoded protein: MALILPLLAENSLHLSNQEKAFLKKHPVITVHNEMDYPPYNFYKDGKAQGLSIDYMNLLAKRLGVKVRYIHGPTWSEFIKMIKEGKLDVMLNVIYTPQRGESLHFTEPYASTRKAIFTEDLSINTMNDLMGKKVCVPKDFFIHHFLETYYPEILLKTKPSLLDCLHSVENNESDATIASYSVAKALIQREKILIRHISVLTDKRMERGLSIATGPKLKMLRDIIQKAMYTIDNRELEALSKKWLDKSPQNPDRLKAVGTQIKPYRHKRVVLMCNNPNWEPIEFAKDGNMSRMTGIAIDTLRLVENKLNVEFRNVPTRSWVESQQYLKEGKCEILPAAIATKERKEYARFTRPYLSYRLVIITRKDKPLVNNLSELADKTIARKRGSGLISRLKQLYPTMKIIETKNYLESLQKVAEGEAYATIATIPVAAYYINRFNLKNLRVAGYTEMKYRLSVAVTKKEPELLHKLDGALATINPVEKNALYNYWIGQKKLIEPFDYKKLYLALSVVLILVILLLYRHWLLKGHNKLLTKEVQKATEEVVAQRTMIREREKLAVLGEMIGVIAHQWRQPLNSLALSLQNLKYRYRDGEVDEEFIDRFVGKNLDRINFLNQTIEDFRNFFHNREGKKQFSVREAIKAIFAIYSLDLRNNGIEFRGIEGDDFELEGIKSEFQQIFLSLITNSKEALEHKKGGARWIRVILKNRQIVFEDSAGGVADEGLLNRLFEADFTTKPGGTGIGLYISKEIIEKKFGGKIRVENGEEGLRVILDFEDRNNE